In Alkalihalobacillus sp. AL-G, the genomic stretch TGTATAAAAGCTCCGTTAAAATTAATGATAGGAGTAGTCAGTTCAAGCTCATGATAATATTCTTCACTTCCACGGAACGGTCGACCAGTTGAGATCACTACATGATGGCCATGCTCAATAGCTTTCTTTAATAAGTTTTTTGTATGTTCTGAGATCGTTTTATCGTCCTTTAGTAAGGTTCCATCCAGGTCTAGTGCGATTAAATAGGGTTGTGTCATCTTTCTGCCCCTTTCTAAAATTATGTGTTTAAAAATCGTCTATTTATTATGAGTGCCTTTTTTGAACAATCTATATAAACGTACATTCAATTGTATCGATTATAGGTAAAAATGTCCATGAGGCAGCTACAAATATTTTTGTCGAAAAATATTGAACTGTGTTATTATTATTATCACATTGATTTATGAAATGGAGGAATGTTTATGGGAAACGAACATCATAGTAATGAAGTGAATGAAGCGATCGGTAAAAAGAAAATCGACCGTCTTCAATTCCGTGGAGGAGTCTTCGCTGCGACGATACCTCTCGTGTTTTTCATTGTATGGGCAATCACTTTAAGTGTCATGGAACTTGTGACAGAAGAAGCTCTCGTACTCGGAATGGTACTCGGAATTTTAATCGGACTATTTTTTTGTAAATCAAAATGGGCAGATTATGCCCAATCACTGTTTTCAGGGATGGCACAACCAATCGGGGTTATCGCAGTAATCGCTTGGTTCTGGGCTGGAATGTTTGCGAAACTCCTATCTGCTGGCGGATTAGTCGATGGGTTAATTTGGTTTGGTTTTCAGACGGGTCTAGAAGGTGGTTATTATGTAGGATTGACATTCATACTGTCCGCCTTATTTGCTACTGCGGTCGGGACCGGCTACGGTACGGTTGCGACGTTCGGAATTCTAATGTATCCAGCAGGTTTAGTTCTTGGTGCGGATCCAGTTATATTACTCGCTGCCATTCTAAGTGGGGCCGTTTTTGGTGATAATCTGGCTCCCGTATCGGATACGACCATCGTGTCAGCAACGACTCAGGAAGCGGATGTACCTGGGGTAGTTCGTTCAAGGTTCAAATATTCGATCACTGCTGCGATCCCATCTCTTATTTTGTTTGTCTTGGTTGGCGGGGGTGACCAAGCTCGGAACCCTGAACTTATTAATCAATTTAAAGAGCAAGTTTCACCAGAAGGACTATTGCTGTTGATACCGTTTGCTATCGTCCTATACTTAGCATTGACCGGCCACCATTTGCTTACCTCGTTGACTTGGGGGATCGTCTCATCTGTAGCGGTCATTTTCCTTACGGGAACTCCGCTTAGCAAGGTGATCTCCATTCATAAAGAAAATGGCTCACCGGTCGTTGAAGGAGCCTTGATGAGTGGAATTGGCGGATATTTCAATATGGCTATATTAATATTGTTCATTCTTGCCGCTGCACACTTGTTAGAAGTAGCTGGTACGATGGATGCAATCCGAAACTTCTTCTTAAAGCTCATCAATAAGGTTGTAAAAAGAGCAGAGGTTTCTATTTATGCCATCGTAGCATCGTTAAATGTTTTTATTACAATCAACACTGCAGCTGAAATTGCAGCAGCTCCGTTTGTGCGAAAGCTTGGTAAAGAATTTAACATTCATCCTTATAGACGTGCGAACTTTTTAGATACTGTTTCTTCTTCGCTTGGGTATATTTTGCCATGGAGCGGTGGAGTATTATTGGCTTGGGCAACGATCAAAGGTGCTGCAAAGGATTATGAGTTCATGACTGTAGTAGATCCAACCGATGTATTCCCGTACGTTTTCCAAGGTTGGGGATTATTGATTGTCATGCTCATCGCAGCCCTGACAGGCTGGGGACTTCGTTACACTGGGAAAAACGGTGAGGAAGTACACCCGAAGGATTATCAACCAGAAAAGTAATTGAAGGAAATGTGTTCCCTGACTCTAACATTGGAACCCGTTATATGTTTAATAAAATCGATAAAGGGTAAACAACGTTATATATTCCTTGAGGAGGTTGGTGGAACAATGAAACTTAAATCCAAAAAGGTAGTAATGTCTAGTATTGCAGCCAGTGTTACAGGTGTGGCCACATACTATTTACGCGACGAATCAAACCGAATAAAGCTTAAGGATTCAGTTTCTGATCTCTCAAAGAAAATCAAAGACACGACAGCAATGATGAAAAGGAAAGAGGAATTACCAGTAGAGAAAGGCGGGCAACCGAATCCTCAAGATATTGAGGATAACAAAATGGTCTCGGAAGGCGCCCAATACAGTGTTGAATACTATAACAAAGAAAAACAATAATAATTCCTTTATATTGGGCTGACTTGAGAAAGTCAGTCCTTTTTCTTTTTCTGCGTTTTTCACTTTGGTAAAATAAAGGGTATTGATATTAAAGAGGGTGGCCATACATGGTACTTATTCATAACGAACGGATTGAGGATGAAATTCCAGTATTGAACGTTGCAAAAAAAGAAGCCTTTGCAGAGGAACTTCCGACAGTTATTTTCCTTCATGGAATAACGAGTTCAAAAGAACAAAATTTATCCTATGCGTATCTTTTAGCTGAACTGGGATATCGGACAATACTCCCTGATTTTCCGTACCATGGAGAGCGAATGATCCTGGAAACAACCGACGAACTACAATTTCGATTTTGGGATATTGTACTCAAAGGCATAGCGGAACTGAAATTAGTTGCGGGTCATTATATCGGTTCAGGTCAGACGGATGAGAGCAGGATCGGTGTAGCTGGTACTTCAATGGGAAGTATTACAATGTTTGGTGCACTGACACAATATGAATGGATTAAAACAGCTGTATCATTAATGGGAACACCTTGCTATGAGCAGTTTGCAACAGGAATGATTGATACCTTACAAAAAGAGGGGAAACGGATTCCGTATACAGAAGCGCAGATTAGTGAAAAGCTGGCTGCTTTGAGACCTTTTGACCTCTCAATACACCCAGGTCTTTTAGCTGAACGTCCCTTATTGATTTGGCATGGGCAAAAAGATCCAATAGTTCCGTACTCATTGACGAGAAAATTTTATGAAAGAGTTAAAGAAATCGAATCAATAAATACGTCTAAGGTCAAAATGATCACCGATCCAAATGCTGGGCATAAGGTAACCCGTGATGCCTGTCATGCAACGGTTCGGTGGTTCAAATCCTATTTATGAAGCCCTTATAATGAATAATTTTATAAGAAGGGGACTTAGTCATTCTTAGTCCCTGTTAATTGGAGTTCCATTCGTCTAGAAGTTAGTTTAACGGGCAACTCCAGAAATACAAGTCCTAACCCAATTCCAACTCCTCCCAAAATGGCATGTTTCAAACGAACCCTTCAATTTTCACACAATTTCCTAGATTTCTATCTCCCTACTTTTGCTTTTGAATTTGTATTTATAAGGTGAAAGGGGGTGAGGTAATGGCGACAGCGGTGATGAACGATACCCGATTGTCTGTGACGTTTGATGCAGGTGTAGACCTTGAGGGCAAACCTGTATATAAGCGAAAAAGCTTTAACAACGTCAAGAGCAGTGCGACACACGACCACCTTTACAACATGGTACAAGCACTGGCTCCACTTCAGCAAT encodes the following:
- a CDS encoding DUF1659 domain-containing protein; amino-acid sequence: MATAVMNDTRLSVTFDAGVDLEGKPVYKRKSFNNVKSSATHDHLYNMVQALAPLQQYPVFQIERTNSFDLTA
- a CDS encoding Na+/H+ antiporter NhaC family protein, which codes for MGNEHHSNEVNEAIGKKKIDRLQFRGGVFAATIPLVFFIVWAITLSVMELVTEEALVLGMVLGILIGLFFCKSKWADYAQSLFSGMAQPIGVIAVIAWFWAGMFAKLLSAGGLVDGLIWFGFQTGLEGGYYVGLTFILSALFATAVGTGYGTVATFGILMYPAGLVLGADPVILLAAILSGAVFGDNLAPVSDTTIVSATTQEADVPGVVRSRFKYSITAAIPSLILFVLVGGGDQARNPELINQFKEQVSPEGLLLLIPFAIVLYLALTGHHLLTSLTWGIVSSVAVIFLTGTPLSKVISIHKENGSPVVEGALMSGIGGYFNMAILILFILAAAHLLEVAGTMDAIRNFFLKLINKVVKRAEVSIYAIVASLNVFITINTAAEIAAAPFVRKLGKEFNIHPYRRANFLDTVSSSLGYILPWSGGVLLAWATIKGAAKDYEFMTVVDPTDVFPYVFQGWGLLIVMLIAALTGWGLRYTGKNGEEVHPKDYQPEK
- a CDS encoding prolyl oligopeptidase family serine peptidase, whose translation is MVLIHNERIEDEIPVLNVAKKEAFAEELPTVIFLHGITSSKEQNLSYAYLLAELGYRTILPDFPYHGERMILETTDELQFRFWDIVLKGIAELKLVAGHYIGSGQTDESRIGVAGTSMGSITMFGALTQYEWIKTAVSLMGTPCYEQFATGMIDTLQKEGKRIPYTEAQISEKLAALRPFDLSIHPGLLAERPLLIWHGQKDPIVPYSLTRKFYERVKEIESINTSKVKMITDPNAGHKVTRDACHATVRWFKSYL